The Bacillota bacterium genome contains a region encoding:
- a CDS encoding glycoside-pentoside-hexuronide (GPH):cation symporter: MPDNVERVEIFSGKLPLKTKLGFGICDLGGNLFFTMMGFYLLFFMTDIVGLAAGLAGTALMIGKVWDAVTDPAVGYLSDRTRTRWGRRRPYMFVGSFLLFLMMILMFSKPGYINQWTLFAWAAVMYCLLCTAYTLVNIPYGALTPELTTDYNERTVLNAFRMSSAVVGTLVGAGLVLPLVGLTGEVVSGWRLMGAVMGAIMMVTALITVFSVREPVHREAPTKQNIFRSYAEVLGMKTFLTCLIPWTLHITGITIIQGALLYYYVYLYGNETGFQLALVSLLISSMIFIPVWTHISKSLGKKKSYNSGMFIMALAVLLFFLIGHRIPMEFSYIIMAVAGVGFATQYVMPYAIVPDVVEYDYAEKGIRREGVFYGLWTFTSKVGQAFAIALSGWTLSAFGYIPDVPQTELSLLGIRLLCGPIPILFFITGIIILSFYPISKEKYDEILQKIAARDSK, translated from the coding sequence TTGCCCGACAATGTTGAGAGAGTCGAAATTTTCAGCGGCAAACTTCCACTAAAGACAAAACTCGGTTTTGGAATATGTGATTTAGGCGGAAATCTTTTCTTCACAATGATGGGATTTTACCTGCTCTTCTTCATGACTGATATAGTCGGGTTGGCTGCAGGCCTGGCGGGGACTGCCCTGATGATCGGGAAAGTGTGGGACGCGGTTACCGATCCTGCAGTAGGTTACCTGTCAGACCGGACCAGAACACGCTGGGGCAGGAGGCGTCCGTACATGTTTGTCGGCTCTTTCCTGCTATTCCTGATGATGATTCTCATGTTCAGCAAACCCGGCTATATCAACCAGTGGACCCTCTTCGCCTGGGCTGCCGTGATGTACTGCCTGCTTTGCACCGCCTATACACTGGTCAATATCCCCTATGGAGCGCTCACTCCGGAACTTACAACCGACTATAACGAACGGACTGTCCTCAATGCTTTCAGGATGAGCAGCGCAGTTGTCGGCACGCTGGTCGGAGCCGGCCTGGTCCTTCCGCTGGTCGGCTTAACCGGTGAGGTGGTTTCAGGCTGGAGGCTGATGGGCGCTGTAATGGGAGCGATAATGATGGTTACTGCTCTGATCACTGTTTTTTCAGTAAGGGAACCGGTTCACAGAGAAGCGCCAACCAAACAAAATATTTTCAGATCCTATGCCGAAGTTCTCGGCATGAAAACATTTCTGACCTGCCTGATCCCCTGGACCCTGCATATAACCGGGATAACGATTATCCAGGGAGCTCTGCTCTATTACTATGTCTATCTGTACGGTAATGAGACCGGTTTTCAGTTGGCCCTGGTCTCACTGCTTATCAGTTCCATGATTTTCATCCCCGTGTGGACGCACATCTCAAAAAGTTTGGGTAAAAAGAAGAGCTATAACAGCGGCATGTTTATCATGGCTCTTGCCGTATTGCTTTTCTTCCTCATCGGCCACCGGATTCCGATGGAATTTTCGTATATAATCATGGCTGTAGCTGGTGTAGGGTTTGCCACCCAGTATGTAATGCCCTATGCCATAGTACCCGATGTTGTTGAGTATGATTATGCCGAAAAAGGTATAAGAAGGGAAGGTGTCTTTTACGGTTTATGGACATTTACCAGCAAGGTGGGGCAGGCCTTTGCCATCGCCCTGAGCGGCTGGACACTCAGCGCATTCGGCTATATTCCCGATGTGCCCCAGACTGAGTTGTCACTGCTCGGAATCAGGCTTCTCTGCGGTCCCATACCGATCCTGTTCTTCATAACCGGTATCATTATTCTTTCTTTTTATCCGATTTCAAAAGAAAAGTATGACGAGATTCTGCAGAAGATCGCGGCCAGAGATTCAAAATAG